The window GCGATAGAGTACAACACCGAGTTGCTTTCGGTAAGCGATTAGCAGATCAAGGTGTGATAAAAGAGTGGATTGCAGATTCTAGAATTGAAATAGAACAGGCTCGGTTACTTACGTTGAAGGCGGCTTATATGATGGATACAGTAGGTAATAAACAAGCAAAAATGGAGATAGCGATGATCAAAGTGGTGGCTCCCAATTTAGCACTAAAAGTCATTGATAGAGCGATTCAGTCTTTTGGAGCAATAGGGGTGAGCGATGATTATACACTTGCGGCACAATGGGCTAACGCAAGAACACTGCGCCTTGCTGATGGGCCAGATGAAGTGCATAGAGCACAAATTGCCAAAATGGAGCTTAGAAGAAATAAAGAGCAGGTCAACAATAATGAAAAGCTCTTTTCATAAACTTTGGTACTTTTTTTACTAAGTTAAAAGGGTTGAGAAGAATAAAGCGTCTCGAAAAAAGCTGATGAAAAGTAGATTCATTAAAAACTCATATGCTGTAATAAAAGGCGATCAACACAACATGTCAAGTTAAGCAAAATGTGTTTTATAGTTTTTACCTCACTTTATAGGTGGGGTATTTCAATCGAAAAACAACAAACATATTAAGTGAAAAGACAATGGAATAACAAACTTGATGTTCTAAATAAAATAATATTTAATAAAGAGGTGCCAAAAAATGACAGATACAATACCTATCCGAAAAGGAGAAGACTTACAGGTTGAAACACTAAAGAAATTTTTGCACACTGAATTTGGAGATTTACCAGATGCTCCTCTTGAGATTAAGCAGTTCAGTGCAGGTCATTCAAATTTAACATACGAACTTACAATAGGGGATTGGGTGGCTGTTCTTCGTCGTCCACCATTGGGTCCTGTAGCTCCAAAAGCCCATGATATGCAAAGGGAATTTCATATTTTACAAGAGTTGCATCCCCATTATCCTATTGCACCTAAGCCTTTGTTATTTTCTCCAGATGAAACGATCGTTGGTAGCCCATTTTTTATCATGGAGCGAAAAAATGGGGTTGTCATAGATACATCGTTTCCGAAGGGTGTGTCGATTACGCCAGAATTAACAAGAGGTATCTCTAAGGAAATGGTAGACTCACTTGTTCAACTCCATAGTATTGATTATAAGCAAACAAAGCTAACAGAAATTACTAACCCCGATGGTTTTTTAGAAAGGCAAGTACATGGGTGGATTAAGAGATATGATAGAGCGAAAACAGATGATATTCCTGAAGTCGATGTATTGACAAAATGGCTAGTTTCTCACATTCCTAGATCTCAACAATCTACTCCGATCCATTATGATTTTAAACTTAATAATTCGATGTTCGCAAAAGACGATTTGACAAAAATGGTAGGTTTATTTGATTGGGAAATGAGCACGGTTGGAGATCCATTGCTAGATTTAGGTGTAGCTATGAGTTATTGGATACAGGAGGACGATCCTGATATTTTAAAAATAGGGTTAGGAGGCACCTCAGTAACAATTCAAAAAGGTTTTATGACTCGCGAGGAGTTCATAAGTGCATATGCAGAAAAAAGTGGTTTTGATGTGTCTAATATGAACTTCTATTTGACTTTTGCTTACTTTAAACTAGCAGGTATTTGTCAGCAAATCTACTATCGATGGAAAAAGGGACAAACGAAAGATCCACGGTTTGAGTATTTCAATCATTTTGTAAATGCATTGATTATTCATGCACTGCATACATCCAGCAAAAATGATTCGTATTGAGGTGCTTATGATGTCAAAAATTCATCTGTTAATGCGAAAGGAAGAAATAGATTCCGGTAAAATGCTCGATAATAAGCTAGCGGTTATTTTTGATGTGTTGTTAGCGACATCAACAATTACCTCTGGTTTATACTTTGGAGCGAAGGAGGTTATACCAGTATTAAATGGTGAGGAAGCCGTGAAGGAATCATTGCTACGACAAGAGAATAGCTATGTACTCGTAGGGGAGTATGAAGGTAAGACAATAGAAGGGTTTCTTGACCCGAATCCATTAACATTAAAAGAAAAAATAGCTGAGAAAACGATGATCCTATCAACAACAAATGGAACAGTTGCCATTCGGAAAGCAGCTAGTTCAAAAAAAGTATTTATTGGCTCATTATTAAATGCTGCAAAATTAGCAGAAGTAATTGACTGTGAACATAATGATGAAACTGTAGTCATTATATGTTCTGGAACATCTGGTGAATTTTGTTTAGAAGATTTTTATGGAGCAGGGTGCTTTCTTGATTTTTTGTTAAATCATACAAATAAAGACTGGGAACTAACCGACTCGTCACTAGCAGCTCTCTATTTTTATCGAGGTAATAAGGAAAATGGAGAAAGCCTTCTTTTGGCAACACATGTAG of the Bacillus sp. SM2101 genome contains:
- a CDS encoding phosphotransferase family protein codes for the protein MTDTIPIRKGEDLQVETLKKFLHTEFGDLPDAPLEIKQFSAGHSNLTYELTIGDWVAVLRRPPLGPVAPKAHDMQREFHILQELHPHYPIAPKPLLFSPDETIVGSPFFIMERKNGVVIDTSFPKGVSITPELTRGISKEMVDSLVQLHSIDYKQTKLTEITNPDGFLERQVHGWIKRYDRAKTDDIPEVDVLTKWLVSHIPRSQQSTPIHYDFKLNNSMFAKDDLTKMVGLFDWEMSTVGDPLLDLGVAMSYWIQEDDPDILKIGLGGTSVTIQKGFMTREEFISAYAEKSGFDVSNMNFYLTFAYFKLAGICQQIYYRWKKGQTKDPRFEYFNHFVNALIIHALHTSSKNDSY
- a CDS encoding 2-phosphosulfolactate phosphatase; translation: MSKIHLLMRKEEIDSGKMLDNKLAVIFDVLLATSTITSGLYFGAKEVIPVLNGEEAVKESLLRQENSYVLVGEYEGKTIEGFLDPNPLTLKEKIAEKTMILSTTNGTVAIRKAASSKKVFIGSLLNAAKLAEVIDCEHNDETVVIICSGTSGEFCLEDFYGAGCFLDFLLNHTNKDWELTDSSLAALYFYRGNKENGESLLLATHVGSMLKKYGYEKEVEFISKVGTMGIVPYLHEQVILPMY